A genomic window from Thermostichus vulcanus str. 'Rupite' includes:
- a CDS encoding transposase family protein: MCPHCGQVTVKVHQNRPILVRDLALFGRSVYLQVPRRQFYCSHCQHYSTEVLSFVDWERSYTQRYEAYIYQQVKQTTIDQVSQNEELSRDQVEGIFNRQFEQRQAKKPKDFGSRKSVSTR, from the coding sequence ATTTGTCCTCATTGTGGACAAGTCACAGTCAAGGTTCACCAAAATCGTCCTATCCTCGTGCGAGACCTAGCCCTGTTTGGGCGCTCGGTGTATCTGCAAGTGCCTCGGCGCCAATTCTATTGCTCCCACTGTCAGCACTACTCCACTGAAGTACTCTCTTTTGTGGACTGGGAGCGTTCCTATACTCAGCGCTATGAAGCCTATATTTATCAGCAGGTTAAACAAACTACTATTGACCAAGTTAGCCAGAATGAGGAATTGAGTCGAGACCAAGTTGAAGGAATATTCAACCGTCAGTTTGAGCAGCGACAAGCAAAAAAGCCCAAGGATTTCGGCTCAAGAAAATCAGTATCGACGAGATAA